In a genomic window of Flavobacterium lipolyticum:
- a CDS encoding DUF3109 family protein codes for MFQLGKTIISEDILEKEFVCNLSACKGACCVDGDAGAPLSEAETKILEEIYPKVKPFLRKEGIAAIEAQGTWVKGTDGDLETTLIDNKDCAYVIFDGKTALCGIEQAYNQGIVDWKKPVSCHLYPIRVKDFTEFAAVNYDKWDICDDACSLGKELEVPVYKFVKEALIRRFGQDWYLELEKVAEELKKS; via the coding sequence ATGTTTCAATTAGGGAAAACCATTATTTCAGAAGATATTCTTGAAAAAGAATTTGTGTGCAACTTGTCAGCTTGTAAAGGAGCTTGCTGTGTTGATGGAGATGCCGGTGCGCCTTTGAGTGAAGCTGAGACTAAAATTCTGGAAGAAATCTATCCTAAAGTAAAACCTTTCTTGCGAAAAGAGGGGATTGCTGCCATCGAAGCTCAGGGTACCTGGGTAAAAGGAACGGATGGTGATCTTGAAACGACTCTGATTGATAATAAAGACTGTGCCTATGTTATTTTTGATGGCAAGACCGCACTTTGCGGAATCGAGCAGGCGTACAATCAGGGAATCGTAGACTGGAAAAAACCTGTTTCCTGTCATTTATATCCAATCCGGGTGAAAGACTTTACAGAGTTTGCTGCTGTAAACTATGACAAGTGGGACATTTGCGACGATGCCTGTTCGTTAGGTAAGGAGTTGGAAGTTCCAGTGTATAAATTTGTTAAAGAAGCATTAATTCGCCGCTTTGGACAGGACTGGTATTTGGAGCTTGAAAAAGTTGCGGAAGAACTCAAAAAATCGTAA
- a CDS encoding MarC family protein, whose product MLEIDFKEIITVGMVLFAVIDIVGSIPIILNLRAKVGHIESEKASIVAGLIMITFLFVGEGFLHLIGIDVHSFAVAGSFVLFFLALEMILGIRIYRDEEPGSASIVPLAFPLIAGAGTMTTLLSLRSQFHTINIIIAILLNIILVYVVLKSSKKIENLLGENGLGVVRKTFGVILLAIAVKLFAANVKGLFV is encoded by the coding sequence ATGTTAGAAATTGATTTTAAGGAAATTATCACCGTTGGAATGGTACTTTTTGCCGTAATCGATATTGTCGGATCGATTCCGATTATATTAAATTTAAGAGCGAAAGTCGGCCATATAGAATCAGAGAAAGCTTCGATTGTAGCCGGTCTGATTATGATTACTTTTCTTTTTGTCGGAGAAGGTTTTCTGCATCTTATTGGAATTGACGTACATTCTTTTGCTGTTGCAGGTTCATTTGTATTATTCTTTCTGGCTTTAGAAATGATTTTAGGAATCCGAATTTATCGTGATGAAGAACCAGGATCAGCTTCGATTGTCCCTTTGGCCTTCCCCTTAATTGCAGGTGCCGGTACTATGACAACTTTATTATCATTACGCTCTCAGTTTCACACAATTAACATCATTATTGCCATTTTACTGAATATTATTTTGGTTTACGTTGTTTTGAAATCATCTAAAAAAATAGAAAATTTATTAGGAGAAAACGGACTTGGCGTAGTTCGCAAGACCTTTGGAGTAATCCTTTTAGCAATTGCTGTTAAATTATTTGCTGCTAATGTTAAAGGTTTGTTTGTCTAA
- a CDS encoding FAD-dependent oxidoreductase produces the protein MFDVLIIGGGVSGMSCALVLGSAKNKAFVTDKKIGIFTHQKNSSLQEAIFFNAYGITPGKLGSDLLVESTQDLAKTYPHITQIENEKVVKVEGSYPDFLVTTNKSSYKTKSIVIGIGSANTFDIEGLMHYTEPHKKALPEKQRIQLKNDDHKVADGIYVTGTLAGWRSQLAIAAGSGAAVATDILTLWNNGVQTHAHDSIR, from the coding sequence ATGTTTGATGTTTTAATTATTGGAGGAGGTGTTTCAGGCATGTCCTGCGCTCTTGTATTGGGATCGGCCAAAAACAAAGCTTTTGTAACCGATAAGAAAATTGGAATTTTTACACATCAAAAAAACTCTTCTCTACAGGAAGCCATTTTTTTCAATGCTTATGGCATTACTCCTGGCAAACTGGGATCTGATTTGTTAGTAGAAAGTACTCAGGATTTAGCCAAAACTTATCCTCATATCACTCAGATAGAAAACGAAAAAGTAGTTAAAGTTGAAGGTTCATATCCGGACTTCCTTGTAACTACCAACAAAAGCTCCTATAAAACAAAAAGTATCGTGATCGGTATTGGTTCAGCAAATACTTTTGACATAGAAGGCCTGATGCACTATACCGAGCCACACAAAAAAGCACTTCCAGAAAAACAACGCATCCAGCTTAAAAACGACGACCACAAGGTTGCTGACGGCATTTACGTTACAGGAACTCTGGCAGGCTGGAGAAGTCAATTAGCGATTGCAGCCGGAAGTGGTGCTGCCGTAGCGACTGACATCTTAACTTTATGGAACAATGGCGTGCAGACTCATGCACACGACAGTATTCGATAA
- a CDS encoding nuclear transport factor 2 family protein, with translation MKIETIVNAEIELLTAMKSADVPTLEKMLHDDLLFNLPDGQTITKEFDLNSYRLGKMQIDALEASDQTINVIGDSAVVAVTILLKGSFNHNPFNGTFRYIRVWKQFDENLKVIAGSCIQLQ, from the coding sequence ATGAAAATAGAAACTATTGTAAATGCTGAGATTGAACTATTAACGGCCATGAAAAGTGCAGATGTTCCAACTTTGGAAAAGATGCTGCACGACGATCTACTTTTTAATTTACCGGACGGACAAACTATTACGAAAGAGTTTGATTTAAATTCGTATCGTTTAGGTAAGATGCAAATAGATGCATTAGAAGCTTCAGATCAGACTATAAACGTAATTGGTGACTCGGCTGTGGTTGCAGTGACGATTTTGTTAAAGGGAAGCTTTAATCATAATCCCTTTAATGGAACTTTCAGGTATATCAGGGTTTGGAAACAGTTTGATGAAAATCTGAAAGTAATTGCCGGCAGCTGTATTCAATTGCAGTAA
- a CDS encoding S41 family peptidase, with translation MKFNSKYLPLVIGATLALGIVLGSLMNAPADDQLLAKNYSKTKLNKLIDFINNEYVDSINTDSIVNLTVDNILSKLDPHSVYIPPTEQAEVAESMKGDFVGIGINFYMYKDSVAIIKPIENGPSAKAGIKSGDRILFAGKTKLFGRRLSSDILFSKLKGLKGSEIELTVFRRSEQKKLKFKVKRDIIPIKSVDASLLLGNNAGYIKINRFAETTFNEFKSGLERLKQKGIESLVIDLRDNGGGYMEEASAIADEFLKDKQLIVFTKNKNGTTEKTYATKAGSFETGKVYVLINENSASASEILAGALQDNDRAIIVGRRSFGKGLVQREMDFNDGSAVRLTVARYYTPTGRSIQKPYKKGNEDYFKESEARIKSGELYAKDSIKVADSLKFKTPKGKIVYGGGGIVPDVFVPMEAEHGNENVAYLMQTGIVGHFVFEELDKNRAVFAGLHFNEFLAKMKSSDLYFKKFKTYVLSAGLDLKFDKTKALVNRYITAEFARQLYGELYYYDVILKEDAMIKAVLKPNK, from the coding sequence ATGAAATTTAATTCAAAATATTTACCACTTGTTATCGGAGCAACTTTAGCTCTGGGTATCGTTCTCGGAAGCCTTATGAATGCTCCCGCAGATGATCAGCTTTTGGCTAAAAATTACTCAAAAACCAAACTGAACAAGCTGATCGATTTTATCAATAATGAATATGTTGACAGTATCAACACCGATTCAATTGTAAATCTTACAGTCGATAATATCTTATCAAAATTAGATCCGCATTCCGTTTATATTCCGCCAACAGAACAGGCCGAAGTAGCCGAAAGTATGAAAGGGGATTTTGTAGGGATTGGGATTAATTTTTACATGTATAAAGATTCTGTTGCCATTATAAAACCAATTGAAAATGGGCCTTCAGCAAAAGCCGGAATAAAGTCTGGTGACCGTATTCTATTTGCCGGAAAAACCAAATTGTTCGGACGCAGACTGTCTTCTGATATTTTGTTTTCTAAGTTAAAAGGATTAAAAGGATCTGAGATTGAACTGACTGTTTTTAGAAGATCAGAACAAAAGAAACTTAAGTTTAAAGTAAAAAGAGATATTATTCCAATCAAAAGCGTTGATGCGTCATTGCTGCTGGGGAATAATGCCGGATATATCAAAATCAATCGTTTTGCCGAAACTACTTTTAATGAGTTTAAGAGTGGTCTGGAGAGATTGAAGCAAAAAGGAATCGAGTCGCTGGTGATTGATCTTCGTGACAATGGCGGTGGTTATATGGAAGAAGCCAGCGCAATTGCAGATGAATTTTTAAAAGACAAACAGCTGATCGTTTTTACTAAAAATAAAAACGGTACTACCGAGAAAACTTATGCTACCAAAGCAGGCAGTTTTGAAACCGGTAAAGTGTATGTGCTGATTAATGAAAATAGTGCATCGGCCAGTGAAATTCTGGCAGGAGCATTACAGGATAATGACCGTGCGATCATTGTAGGTCGACGTTCTTTCGGAAAAGGTCTGGTGCAGCGTGAAATGGATTTCAACGACGGATCGGCAGTGAGACTGACCGTGGCTCGTTATTACACCCCAACCGGAAGATCGATTCAGAAGCCTTATAAAAAAGGAAATGAAGACTATTTTAAGGAATCTGAGGCCCGTATAAAATCAGGTGAACTTTATGCAAAAGACAGTATAAAAGTAGCTGATTCTTTAAAGTTTAAAACACCAAAAGGTAAAATTGTATATGGCGGTGGTGGAATTGTTCCTGATGTTTTCGTGCCAATGGAGGCGGAGCATGGAAATGAAAATGTGGCCTACCTGATGCAAACCGGAATTGTAGGGCATTTCGTTTTTGAAGAATTGGATAAAAATAGAGCTGTATTTGCCGGACTTCATTTTAATGAGTTTTTAGCAAAGATGAAGAGTTCTGATCTGTATTTTAAAAAGTTCAAAACCTATGTGCTGTCAGCTGGTTTAGATTTAAAATTTGACAAAACCAAAGCATTGGTAAATCGATATATCACTGCTGAGTTTGCCAGACAATTGTATGGCGAATTGTATTATTACGATGTTATTTTAAAAGAAGATGCCATGATCAAGGCTGTTTTGAAACCAAACAAGTAA
- a CDS encoding deoxycytidylate deaminase, with translation MKKKKLNKYDKAYLRIAKEWSLLSYCKRKQVGAIIVKDRMIISDGYNGTPSGFENCCEDEEGLTRWDVLHAEANAILKVARSTQSCEGATLYITLSPCKECSKLIHQSGIKRVVYHDGYRDDSGIQFLIKAGVEVEHIPVLEE, from the coding sequence ATGAAGAAAAAAAAATTAAATAAATACGACAAAGCTTATCTGAGGATTGCCAAAGAATGGAGTTTATTGTCGTATTGCAAACGAAAGCAGGTAGGTGCTATTATTGTAAAAGACCGGATGATCATTTCGGATGGATACAATGGTACCCCGTCTGGTTTCGAAAATTGCTGTGAAGATGAGGAAGGATTGACCCGTTGGGACGTTCTTCATGCCGAGGCAAATGCCATTTTGAAAGTAGCAAGATCAACGCAATCCTGTGAAGGAGCGACTCTGTATATTACACTTTCACCTTGCAAAGAATGCAGTAAATTAATACATCAGTCGGGTATAAAAAGAGTGGTGTATCATGACGGATATCGTGACGATTCCGGAATACAGTTTTTAATAAAAGCAGGTGTCGAAGTCGAACATATTCCTGTTTTAGAAGAGTAA
- a CDS encoding HupE/UreJ family protein, protein MSEFWIYFQIGLKHVLDINAYDHVLFLIALTTPYLFKDWKRILLLVSVFTIGHTLALLLSVYGIIAIKVNTVEFLIPITILITAVFNLFTAGKNSKNDGLNVVFFVTLFFGIIHGLGFSNYFKTILGGSPGSKLLPLGEFALGIEAAQLVVVFVVLILSYIVQTIFRFSKRDWALVMSAFVIGVVIPMIIESPIWNR, encoded by the coding sequence ATGTCAGAATTTTGGATTTATTTTCAAATAGGATTAAAGCATGTTTTAGATATTAACGCTTATGATCACGTTCTTTTTTTAATTGCATTAACAACCCCTTATTTGTTTAAAGACTGGAAACGTATTTTGCTTCTCGTTTCTGTTTTTACAATTGGTCATACACTGGCTTTATTGCTTTCTGTTTACGGAATTATTGCAATAAAAGTGAATACTGTTGAGTTTTTAATTCCCATAACGATTTTAATTACTGCAGTTTTTAATCTCTTTACAGCCGGAAAGAACTCTAAAAATGATGGTTTGAATGTAGTGTTTTTTGTGACCTTATTTTTTGGAATTATACACGGACTTGGATTCTCGAATTATTTCAAAACTATTTTAGGAGGGTCACCTGGTTCAAAATTACTACCTTTAGGAGAATTTGCTTTAGGAATTGAAGCAGCACAACTGGTAGTGGTTTTTGTAGTTTTGATACTATCTTATATTGTGCAGACCATATTTCGTTTTTCAAAACGCGATTGGGCACTTGTAATGTCGGCTTTTGTTATCGGAGTGGTTATTCCCATGATTATTGAAAGCCCAATTTGGAACAGATAA
- a CDS encoding TerB family tellurite resistance protein: MSFSDLFDSEFKQRNKGHFSAIVRVALADGIVHPEEKNFLDKLAARLEISETEYEEILNDPLKYPINPPYLHVQRLERLYDLTRMVHVDHHLEDQQEVMLRKLGIALGFTPSNVNYIISKALSLVDKKVDGDTFVYEMQHMHK, from the coding sequence ATGTCATTTTCAGATTTATTTGATAGCGAATTCAAACAAAGAAACAAAGGTCACTTTTCTGCTATTGTTCGTGTAGCACTAGCTGATGGAATTGTACATCCTGAAGAAAAAAATTTCTTGGACAAATTGGCTGCACGTTTAGAAATTTCAGAAACTGAATACGAAGAAATTCTTAACGACCCATTAAAATACCCTATCAATCCTCCTTATTTGCACGTACAGCGTTTAGAGCGTTTGTATGACTTAACAAGAATGGTACACGTAGATCACCATCTTGAAGACCAACAAGAAGTGATGTTACGAAAATTAGGTATCGCTTTAGGTTTTACACCAAGCAACGTAAACTATATTATTTCTAAAGCATTATCATTAGTCGACAAAAAAGTAGACGGTGATACTTTTGTTTACGAAATGCAACACATGCATAAATAG
- the fbp gene encoding class 1 fructose-bisphosphatase: MEERNKTLGEFIIENQKAFQYSSGELSRIINSIRLAAKVVNYKVNKAGLVDIIGAAGEQNIQGEDQQKLDVYANEVFIQTLINREIVCGIASEENDDFITVQGSDNSHNNKYVILMDPLDGSSNIDVNVSVGTIFSVFRRITPIGTPVTSEDFLQPGVNQVAAGYVIYGTSTMLVYTTGHGVNGFTLNPAIGTFYLSHPNMKFPQNGNIYSVNEGNYVHFPQGVKNYIKYCQREEEDRPYTSRYIGSLVSDFHRNMIKGGIYIYPTSSKAPKGKLRLLYECNPMAFIAEQAGGKATDGFGRIMEIKPTELHQRVPFFCGSYNMVEKAEEFMAEAL; this comes from the coding sequence ATGGAAGAACGCAATAAAACACTGGGAGAGTTTATTATTGAGAACCAAAAAGCATTTCAATATTCGTCGGGGGAGCTTTCCCGAATTATCAATTCTATACGTTTGGCGGCCAAGGTCGTAAACTATAAAGTAAACAAAGCTGGATTGGTGGATATCATTGGCGCTGCAGGCGAGCAGAATATCCAGGGTGAAGACCAGCAAAAATTAGATGTATATGCAAACGAAGTATTTATTCAGACGTTAATTAACCGTGAGATTGTCTGTGGTATTGCTTCAGAAGAAAACGACGATTTTATTACTGTTCAGGGGAGCGACAACAGTCATAATAATAAGTACGTGATCTTAATGGATCCGCTAGACGGATCTTCGAATATCGATGTGAATGTATCAGTGGGAACCATTTTTTCGGTTTTCAGAAGAATTACACCTATCGGAACTCCGGTTACAAGCGAGGATTTTTTACAACCGGGAGTCAATCAGGTAGCAGCAGGATATGTTATTTACGGAACATCGACCATGTTGGTATACACAACAGGTCATGGTGTAAACGGATTTACCTTAAACCCTGCTATTGGAACATTCTATCTTTCACATCCTAATATGAAATTTCCACAAAATGGAAATATTTATTCAGTCAATGAAGGAAATTATGTTCACTTTCCACAAGGAGTAAAAAATTATATCAAATATTGTCAGAGAGAAGAAGAAGACAGACCTTACACTTCAAGATATATTGGAAGTTTAGTTTCTGATTTTCACCGAAATATGATCAAAGGAGGAATTTATATTTATCCAACCAGTTCAAAAGCACCAAAAGGGAAGCTGCGTTTGTTGTACGAATGTAATCCTATGGCTTTTATTGCAGAACAGGCAGGAGGAAAAGCAACAGATGGTTTTGGAAGAATTATGGAAATAAAGCCAACTGAATTGCACCAAAGAGTTCCATTTTTCTGCGGAAGTTACAACATGGTCGAAAAAGCAGAAGAATTTATGGCGGAAGCGCTTTAG
- a CDS encoding GNAT family N-acetyltransferase has protein sequence MNIRKGNPEDMKSVLGLIQELAIFEKEPNAVVITEADLIRDGFGEKPLFHVFVAEIDTDENHKEIVGIAFYYYRYSTWKGKTIHLEDLVVKEKMRGTGLGSALYAEIIKQGKRDNVLRIDWNVLDWNTPAVKFYENSGAKILEDWRVVQMDETGINSFLEKL, from the coding sequence ATGAATATTAGAAAAGGGAATCCTGAAGACATGAAATCGGTTCTGGGATTAATACAGGAGTTGGCAATATTCGAAAAAGAACCAAATGCTGTAGTCATTACAGAAGCAGATTTAATACGTGACGGTTTTGGTGAAAAACCACTGTTTCATGTGTTTGTTGCTGAAATTGATACTGACGAAAATCATAAAGAAATTGTTGGAATCGCGTTCTACTATTACCGATACTCCACCTGGAAAGGAAAAACAATACATCTTGAAGATTTGGTCGTTAAAGAGAAGATGAGAGGTACAGGTCTAGGATCTGCACTTTATGCCGAAATCATAAAACAGGGAAAGCGGGATAATGTTCTCCGAATCGATTGGAATGTTTTGGACTGGAATACTCCTGCTGTAAAATTCTACGAGAATTCGGGTGCAAAAATCCTTGAAGACTGGAGAGTTGTTCAAATGGACGAAACGGGAATTAATTCGTTTTTAGAAAAATTATAA
- a CDS encoding aspartate kinase: MRVFKFGGASVKDAEGIKNVYDVLQKVGYEDVILVVSAMGKTTNALEVVIKNYFDKSSELSSSVQEIKKYHNQILLDLFENEEHAVFTAVKALFSELEYFLAHNKSPNYNFVYDQIVSFGELISTTILSHFMNFMGIQTQWLDVRNFIKTNANYRDAEVDWEVTQQNISKNVPRKVLNITQGFLGADENNFTTTLGREGSDYTAGIFAYCLNAESVTIWKDVPGVMNADPRYFENASLLNQISYREAIELAFYGATVIHPKTLQPLQKKEIPLYVKSFVNPLLKGTCVSKGVDLEPQYPCFIVKREQLLISLSSIDFSFIMEENISEIFALFHQFKIKVNLIQNSAISFSVCVEDKFGNFNELNAILSKKFKVEFSENVTLYTIRHFTEQAAQTVEENKTVLLKQVSRETMQIVTKEIN; this comes from the coding sequence ATGAGAGTATTTAAATTTGGTGGAGCATCGGTTAAAGATGCCGAAGGAATTAAAAACGTATACGACGTTTTACAAAAAGTAGGTTATGAAGATGTGATTTTAGTAGTTTCCGCAATGGGAAAAACGACAAATGCTCTTGAAGTAGTAATCAAAAATTATTTTGATAAATCATCCGAACTGAGTTCATCAGTACAGGAAATAAAGAAATACCACAATCAAATTCTACTGGATTTGTTTGAGAACGAAGAACATGCTGTTTTTACTGCTGTAAAAGCATTATTCTCTGAATTGGAATATTTCCTGGCGCACAATAAATCTCCAAACTATAATTTTGTTTACGATCAGATTGTGAGCTTCGGAGAATTGATATCAACGACTATCTTAAGTCATTTTATGAATTTTATGGGCATTCAAACACAATGGCTTGATGTTCGAAATTTCATCAAAACCAATGCCAACTACCGCGATGCAGAAGTAGATTGGGAGGTTACCCAACAAAATATCAGTAAAAATGTTCCTCGTAAGGTTTTAAACATTACTCAGGGATTCTTAGGCGCCGATGAGAATAACTTTACTACTACTTTAGGCCGTGAGGGTTCTGACTATACTGCCGGAATTTTTGCCTACTGCCTGAATGCAGAAAGTGTTACAATTTGGAAAGACGTTCCGGGAGTTATGAATGCCGATCCGCGTTATTTTGAAAATGCGAGTTTATTAAACCAGATTTCTTATCGTGAAGCGATCGAGCTGGCTTTCTACGGAGCTACTGTAATTCACCCAAAAACATTGCAGCCTTTACAGAAAAAGGAAATTCCGCTGTACGTAAAATCTTTTGTTAATCCGCTTTTAAAAGGAACCTGTGTTTCTAAAGGTGTCGATTTGGAGCCGCAATATCCTTGCTTTATCGTAAAAAGAGAGCAGCTTTTAATTTCTCTATCTTCGATTGATTTTTCTTTTATTATGGAAGAGAACATCAGCGAGATTTTTGCTTTGTTTCACCAATTCAAAATAAAAGTAAATCTGATTCAGAATTCTGCCATTAGTTTTTCGGTTTGTGTAGAAGATAAATTTGGGAATTTTAATGAGTTGAATGCCATTCTTTCGAAAAAGTTCAAAGTAGAATTTAGCGAGAATGTGACTTTATACACGATTCGCCATTTTACAGAACAAGCGGCACAAACGGTAGAGGAAAACAAAACCGTTTTACTGAAACAAGTGAGCCGCGAGACCATGCAAATTGTTACTAAAGAGATCAACTAA
- a CDS encoding helix-turn-helix domain-containing protein — translation MMNKTVGEKLKMLRKAKNMSQEEVADSLHISPSAYARMERGESTSWAVHFKRICEVFEIAPEELVREEIGVKTYESLLNIDQLIDYSMLGIYRKIIRKYELEIEDLKSIIEHLNKGQD, via the coding sequence ATGATGAATAAGACTGTAGGGGAAAAATTAAAGATGCTGCGTAAAGCGAAAAATATGTCACAAGAAGAAGTAGCAGACAGTCTTCATATATCACCATCGGCTTATGCAAGAATGGAACGTGGAGAAAGTACTTCCTGGGCAGTTCATTTTAAAAGGATTTGCGAGGTTTTTGAAATAGCACCGGAAGAATTGGTTAGAGAAGAGATAGGGGTTAAAACTTATGAGAGTTTGTTGAATATTGATCAATTGATAGATTATTCTATGCTTGGTATTTATCGAAAGATTATTAGGAAATACGAATTAGAGATTGAAGATCTTAAAAGTATAATTGAGCATTTGAATAAAGGACAGGACTAA
- a CDS encoding DUF5819 family protein — MLKHTKIYRLIIISFLSFHFLLIISTQCYNQGWSFFNYEILEKIDDNYINPYFEQNWCMFAPEPPQGNEYIILKFHSKSINSPLIDIHEQIKNNSFRNPFSLDQRIIKYMSECYNDIMINHTRGYTTEKLLQKSNGLLSILNYSKIVLTKQEKFLHQIAPHDSIKLNVYLINEPLSPFRKPSCKKKQYYFEIKNINLTKNMINNERASF, encoded by the coding sequence ATGTTAAAGCACACGAAAATATATAGATTGATTATAATATCATTTTTATCATTTCATTTCCTGCTGATTATTTCAACACAATGTTACAATCAGGGTTGGAGTTTTTTCAATTATGAAATATTAGAGAAAATTGATGATAATTATATTAACCCTTACTTTGAACAAAACTGGTGCATGTTTGCCCCAGAACCTCCACAAGGAAACGAATATATTATTCTAAAATTTCATTCTAAAAGTATAAACTCTCCTCTTATAGATATTCATGAACAAATAAAGAATAACAGTTTTAGAAATCCATTTTCTTTAGATCAGAGGATCATCAAATACATGAGTGAATGTTATAATGATATTATGATTAATCATACTAGAGGATATACTACCGAAAAACTTCTTCAGAAATCCAATGGCTTATTGTCAATTTTGAATTATTCAAAAATTGTATTAACAAAGCAAGAAAAATTTTTACATCAAATAGCTCCACATGATAGCATAAAACTAAACGTATACCTGATTAATGAACCTTTGAGCCCATTCAGAAAACCGAGTTGTAAAAAAAAACAATATTACTTTGAAATCAAAAATATTAATCTAACTAAAAATATGATTAACAATGAACGAGCATCTTTTTAA
- a CDS encoding HTTM domain-containing protein: protein MNEHLFNRKIGITIFRTVMGVLILKDFMSFYFNRRFLFSDEGIVSYELYLDIINYYNIDWLYIDFNKSVIIKVFCFSGIILSTSFMLGILTRISAILLFFLLFIFKIRAIYLLDGSDNVISVMIPFFIFIDSYSLIDSYERFSLNIKNKVQPYLNIASHYFVIAMMLQVCIIYFFASMHKLQGEYWREGSALYYILNNDDFSASFLNKILTESTLLIKFMTWFAIAFQFSFSFLVLFKKTKMKILLLGVLFHTGIFILMRIDNFSIMMLACYSIFLTDNEYAKLFKKVIPIKHAN from the coding sequence ATGAACGAGCATCTTTTTAATAGAAAAATCGGTATAACAATTTTTAGAACCGTAATGGGTGTTCTTATTTTAAAAGACTTTATGAGCTTTTACTTTAATAGACGTTTTTTGTTTTCTGACGAAGGAATTGTTTCTTACGAACTTTACTTGGATATTATTAACTACTATAATATAGATTGGCTATATATAGATTTTAATAAATCCGTGATTATCAAAGTGTTTTGTTTTTCCGGTATTATATTAAGCACAAGCTTTATGCTTGGAATTTTAACTCGTATTTCTGCAATTTTACTCTTTTTTCTATTATTTATATTTAAAATAAGGGCAATTTATCTACTTGATGGATCAGACAATGTGATTTCAGTAATGATCCCATTCTTTATATTTATAGATTCTTATAGTTTGATCGATTCCTATGAACGATTCTCACTAAATATAAAAAACAAAGTGCAGCCATATTTGAATATTGCTTCGCACTATTTTGTGATCGCTATGATGCTACAAGTATGCATAATCTATTTTTTTGCTTCTATGCATAAATTACAGGGCGAATATTGGAGAGAAGGTTCTGCACTATATTATATTTTAAACAATGATGATTTTTCGGCTAGTTTCTTAAATAAAATACTGACTGAATCTACACTCCTCATTAAATTTATGACATGGTTTGCCATTGCATTTCAGTTCTCATTTTCATTCCTGGTTTTATTTAAAAAAACAAAAATGAAAATCTTACTGCTTGGTGTTTTATTCCATACCGGAATATTTATTTTGATGCGTATTGATAATTTTTCAATCATGATGTTAGCCTGTTATTCAATATTTTTAACAGACAACGAATATGCCAAATTATTTAAAAAAGTAATACCCATTAAACATGCAAACTAA